A stretch of Arachis hypogaea cultivar Tifrunner chromosome 15, arahy.Tifrunner.gnm2.J5K5, whole genome shotgun sequence DNA encodes these proteins:
- the LOC112750108 gene encoding pyruvate dehydrogenase E1 component subunit alpha-1, mitochondrial, whose amino-acid sequence MALSRIASSTHASNLLKPLSAALSIRRVISSDSTDPLTIETSLPFISHKCDAPPRAVDTSASELFSFFRDMATMRRMEIAADSLYKAKLIRGFCHLYDGQEAVAIGMEAAITKKDAIITAYRDHCIFIGRGGTLLEVFGELMGRICGGSKGKGGSMHFYRKQTNFFGGHGIVGAQIPLGCGLAFAQRYSKEENVTFTLYGDGAANQGQLFEALNMAALWDLPAILVCENNHYGMGTAEWRAAKNPAYYKRGDYVPGLKVDGMDVLAVKQACKFAKEHALKNGPLILEMDTYRYHGHSMSDPGSTYRTRDEISGVRQERDPIERVRKLLLAHDIASEKELKDIEKQVRKDVDDAIAKAKECPMPDPSELFTNVYVKGLGVESFGADRKEVRATLP is encoded by the exons ATGGCTCTGTCACGCATAGCATCATCAACTCATGCATCCAACCTCCTTAAACCCCTCTCCGCCGCCTTATCCATCCGCCGCGTTATCTCCTCCGACTCCACCGATCCCCTCACCATCGAAACCTCTCTTCCATTCATCTCCCATAAATGCGACGCGCCCCCACGCGCCGTCGACACCTCCGCCTCGGagctcttctccttcttccgGGACATGGCCACCATGCGCCGCATGGAGATCGCCGCCGACTCACTCTACAAGGCCAAGCTCATCCGCGGCTTCTGCCACCTTTACGACGGTCAGGAGGCTGTGGCCATCGGCATGGAGGCCGCCATCACCAAGAAGGACGCCATCATCACCGCCTACCGCGACCACTGCATCTTTATTGGCCGCGGAGGCACGCTCCTCGAGGTCTTCGGCGAGCTCATGGGCCGCATCTGCGGCGGCTCCAAGGGCAAGGGCGGCTCCATGCACTTCTACCGCAAGCAGACCAATTTTTTCGGTGGCCACGGCATCGTCGGAGCTCAG ATTCCGCTTGGATGTGGGTTGGCGTTTGCTCAGAGGTACTCCAAGGAAGAGAATGTGACATTTACCTTGTATGGTGATGGTGCTGCCAACCAGGGCCAATTGTTTGAGGCACTTAATATGGCAGCGCTTTGGGACCTACCTGCGATCTTGGTCTGCGAGAATAACCATT ATGGGATGGGAACAGCAGAGTGGAGAGCTGCTAAAAACCCTGCTTATTACAAGCGTGGAGATTATGTTCCTGGGTTGAAG GTTGATGGCATGGATGTTCTTGCTGTGAAACAAGCTTGCAAGTTTGCAAAGGAGCATGCTTTGAAAAATGGGCCCCTT ATTCTTGAAATGGACACCTATAGATACCACGGGCACTCTATGTCTGATCCTGGAAGCACATACCGTACACGTGACGAGATTTCCGGTGTGAGACAG GAGCGTGATCCAATTGAGAGAGTAAGGAAGCTATTATTGGCTCATGACATTGCTTCTGAGAAGGAGCTAAAG GACATTGAGAAACAAGTCAGAAAAGATGTCGATGATGCCATCGCTAAAGCAAAG GAATGCCCAATGCCAGACCCATCTGAACTATTTACCAATGTATATGTTAAGGGTTTAGGAGTTGAG TCATTTGGTGCTGATAGGAAAGAAGTGAGAGCTACTTTGCCGTGA